The Glycine soja cultivar W05 chromosome 3, ASM419377v2, whole genome shotgun sequence genome window below encodes:
- the LOC114406877 gene encoding protein ANTAGONIST OF LIKE HETEROCHROMATIN PROTEIN 1-like, translating into MAPIQKKSKTKKKTKKFKKHKQVSLVPVEPRTSETDWWDSFWHKNSTVPGYTVPGDEAEGFKYFFRVSKTTFEYICSLVREDLISRPPSGLINIEGRLLSVEKQVAIALRRLASGESQVSVGAAFGVGQSTVSQVTWRFIEALEERAKHHLNWPDFNQMQEIKLGFEASYGLPNCCGAIDATHIMMTLPAVQTSDDWCDQEKNYSMLLQGIVDHEMRFVDIVTGLPGGMSVSRLLKCSAFFKLSENGERLNGNVKAFGGDVIREYVVGGCSYPLLPWLMTPYETNGANGVSVPQSTFNHKHGAAKLLAVRAFSLLKGSWRILSKVMWRPDKRKLPSIILTCCLLHNIIIDCGDTLQQDVALSGHHDSGYQEQCCKQVDPLGRTMRDNLANHLRQ; encoded by the exons ATGGCACCCATCCAGAAAAAATcgaagaccaagaagaagaccaagaagttcaaAAAACACAAACAGGTGAGCCTGGTCCCCGTTGAGCCCAGAACCAGTGAGACCGATTGGTGGGACTCTTTCTGGCACAAGAATTCTACTGTCCCAG GATATACTGTACCTGGTGATGAGGCAGAAGGGTTTAAGTATTTCTTCAGGGTGTCAAAGACTACTTTTGAATACATATGTTCCCTTGTGAGGGAGGATCTCATATCAAGGCCTCCATCAGGGCTCATCAACATAGAGGGAAGGCTTCTTAGTGTTGAGAAGCAGGTTGCCATTGCCCTTAGAAGGTTGGCATCTGGTGAGTCTCAGGTCTCAGTTGGAGCTGCCTTTGGGGTTGGACAGTCAACAGTTTCTCAGGTGACTTGGAGATTCATAGAGGCGCTGGAGGAACGCGCCAAGCATCATCTCAATTGGCCGGATTTCAATCAAATGCAGGAAATCAAGCTTGGTTTTGAGGCATCCTATGGGTTGCCTAATTGCTGTGGAGCCATCGATGCAACGCACATCATGATGACCCTTCCGGCTGTCCAAACCTCGGATGATTGGTGTGATCAAGAGAAGAACTACAGCATGTTGTTGCAGGGAATTGTTGATCATGAAATGAGATTTGTTGATATCGTGACAGGTTTGCCTGGGGGCATGTCGGTTTCCAGATTGTTGAAGTGTTCGGCATTTTTCAAGCTATCAGAGAATGGAGAGCGTTTAAATGGAAACGTGAAAGCTTTCGGTGGAGATGTTATAAGAGAATATGTGGTTGGTGGGTGCAGTTATCCTCTTCTTCCGTGGCTTATGACTCCTTATGAAACTAATGGGGCTAATGGCGTATCAGTTCCGCAGTCTACTTTCAATCACAAACATGGAGCTGCAAAGCTACTTGCTGTGAGGGCATTCTCACTGTTAAAGGGAAGTTGGAGAATCCTGAGTAAGGTTATGTGGAGACCTGATAAGAGGAAATTGCCAAGCATTATCTTAACATGTTGTTTGCTCCATAATATAATCATTGACTGTGGAGACACCTTACAACAGGACGTTGCCTTGTCTGGTCATCATGATTCTGGATATCAAGAACAATGTTGCAAGCAAGTTGATCCTTTGGGGAGGACCATGAGAGATAATTTGGCCAACCATTTGCGACAGTAA
- the LOC114406878 gene encoding sulfate transporter 3.1-like has protein sequence MGNADYAYPSGMNVESVHRVAIPPPQPFFKSLKYSMKETFFPDDPFRKFKNQPASKRFMLGLQYFFPIFEWAPKYTLHFLKSDLISGITIASLAIPQGISYAKLANLPPILGLYSSFTPPLIYAMMGSSRDLAVGTVAVGSLLMASMLGRVVNFNENPKLFLHLAFTATFFAGVLQASLGLFRLGFIVDFVSHATIVGFMGGAATVVCLQQLKSILGLEHFTHEADLVSVMRSVFSQTHEWRWESAVLGCCFIFFLLVTRYFSKRQPKFFWVSAMAPLTSVILGSLLVYVTHAEKHGVQVIGNLKKGLNPPSATDLVFVSPYMGTAIKTGFVTGIIALAEGIAVGRSFAMFKNYHIDGNKEMIAIGTMNIFGSFTSCYLTTGPFSRSAVNYNAGCKTAASNIVMAIAVMLTLLFLTPLFHFTPLVVLSAIIVSAMLGLIDYQAAIHLWKIDKFDFLVCFTAYVGVVFGSVEIGLVIAVAVSLLRVLLFIARPRTFLLGNIPNSAVYRNVEQYPNANHIPGILILEIDAPIYFANASYLRERITRWIDEEEDRIKATEQTSLQYVIMDMTAVANIDTSGISMLEECKKTVDRRGLQLALVNPGSEVMKKLNKSKFLDELGQKWIYLTVEEAVGACNFMLHSYKPNPMKDESEGWNNA, from the exons ATGGGTAACGCAGACTATGCTTACCCTTCGGGTATGAACGTGGAGAGCGTGCACCGAGTGGCCATTCCACCCCCTCAACCCTTCTTCAAGTCCCTAAAGTACTCTATGAAAGAGACTTTTTTCCCAGATGACCCGTTTAGAAAGTTCAAGAACCAGCCAGCTTCTAAGAGGTTCATGCTTGGGCTTCAGTACTTCTTCCCCATCTTCGAGTGGGCTCCCAAGTACACCCTCCACTTCCTGAAATCAGACCTCATATCTGGCATCACCATTGCTAGCTTGGCCATTCCTCAGGGCATCAGTTATGCCAAGCTAGCCAACCTCCCTCCAATTCTTGGACTTT ATTCGAGCTTTACACCGCCATTGATTTATGCAATGATGGGAAGCTCAAGGGATTTGGCAGTGGGAACAGTGGCGGTTGGATCGCTTCTGATGGCTTCCATGTTGGGTCGAGTGGTTAATTTCAACGAGAATCCAAAGCTTTTTCTCCACTTGGCTTTCACTGCTACGTTCTTTGCTGGAGTTTTGCAGGCATCACTCGGTCTCTTCAG GTTAGGGTTTATCGTGGATTTTGTGTCACATGCAACCATAGTAGGGTTCATGGGAGGAGCAGCTACAGTGGTTTGTCTGCAACAGTTGAAATCAATCCTTGGCCTAGAGCATTTTACCCACGAGGCCGATCTCGTGTCAGTTATGCGCTCTGTTTTTTCCCAAACGCATGAG TGGAGGTGGGAAAGCGCTGTGTTGGgttgttgctttattttcttCCTCCTCGTCACAAGATACTTC AGCAAACGACAGCCAAAGTTCTTCTGGGTGTCAGCAATGGCACCACTGACGTCCGTTATATTGGGAAGTCTGCTGGTCTATGTCACACACGCTGAGAAACATGGAGTTCAAGTG ATAGGAAATTTGAAGAAGGGGCTGAATCCACCTTCGGCAACGGATTTGGTGTTTGTGTCACCTTACATGGGCACTGCCATAAAAACTGGATTCGTCACTGGCATTATAGCACTTGCG GAAGGAATAGCAGTGGGAAGAAGCTTTGCaatgtttaaaaattatcatattgaTGGCAACAAAGAGATGATAGCTATTGGAACCATGAATATTTTCGGATCGTTCACTTCTTGCTATCTCACCACAG GACCATTTTCGCGGTCAGCAGTGAACTACAATGCTGGGTGCAAAACTGCTGCATCAAACATTGTAATGGCAATAGCAGTGATGTTGACATTGTTATTCTTAACACCCTTGTTCCATTTCACTCCCCTGGTGGTGCTATCAGCCATAATTGTATCAGCAATGCTCGGGCTCATAGATTATCAAGCAGCCATTCATTTGTGGAAAATCGACAAATTTGATTTCTTAGTGTGCTTCACTGCTTATGTTGGCGTAGTCTTTGGCAGTGTTGAAATTGGCCTAGTCATAGCA GTTGCAGTATCTCTGCTTCGAGTACTTCTATTTATTGCAAGGCCAAGGACATTTCTCTTAGGCAACATTCCAAATTCTGCAGTATACAGAAATGTGGAACAATATCCAAATGCAAATCATATTCCTGGAATCCTAATTCTTGAAATTGATGCACCCATTTACTTTGCCAATGCAAGCTATTTAAGGGAAAG GATCACAAGGTGGATTGATGAAGAGGAAGATAGAATCAAAGCTACAGAGCAAACCAGTTTGCAATATGTTATAATGGACATGACCG CTGTTGCTAACATTGATACAAGTGGAATAAGCATGCTTGAAGAGTGCAAGAAGACTGTTGACAGAAGAGGGTTACAA CTTGCTTTGGTGAATCCAGGAAGCGAGGTGATGAAGAAGCTGAACAAATCCAAGTTCCTTGATGAACTGGGGCAAAAATGGATCTATCTGACAGTTGAAGAGGCTGTTGGTGCGTGCAACTTCATGCTCCATTCCTACAAACCGAACCCCATGAAGGATGAATCAGAAGGTTGGAACAATGCCTAA